A part of Gambusia affinis linkage group LG19, SWU_Gaff_1.0, whole genome shotgun sequence genomic DNA contains:
- the rln3a gene encoding relaxin-3a: MWKAVVMAVCLLVAGVGAQPLEDPTYGVKLCGREFIRAVIFTCGGSRWKRSLRSQDVSEDPFTSHQDESSEGLTSNFMVENFLQTTKDLSFVPQNNPNGGFSRSTRSFITDEILEALRKADRKGRDVVVGLSNACCKWGCSKSEISSLC, encoded by the exons ATGTGGAAAGCAGTGGTAATGGCCGTGTGTTTGCTTGTGGCTGGGGTTGGAGCTCAGCCCTTGGAGGATCCAACGTATGGGGTGAAACTCTGTGGCAGAGAGTTTATTCGAGCAGTCATCTTCACCTGCGGAGGATCACGATGGAAACGATCACTTAGAAGTCAAG ATGTTTCAGAAGACCCATTCACCTCCCATCAAGATGAGTCTTCAGAGGGCTTGACCTCCAACTTTATGGTTGAAAATTTCCTTCAAACAACCAAAGACCTCAGCTTTGTGCCCCAAAACAACCCTAATGGTGGGTTCAGCAGGTCCACCAGGTCATTCATTACTGATGAAATCCTGGAGGCTCTCCGGAAAGCTGACCGCAAAGGCAGGGATGTCGTGGTGGGTCTATCCAACGCCTGCTGCAAGTGGGGCTGCAGCAAAAGCGAGATCAGCTCCCTTTGCTGA